One stretch of Manis pentadactyla isolate mManPen7 chromosome 10, mManPen7.hap1, whole genome shotgun sequence DNA includes these proteins:
- the ARHGAP9 gene encoding rho GTPase-activating protein 9 isoform X6, whose translation MCQGMVFPVSCLDSSGHQQVGSRERLDAWEQHLDLNSGRCYYINSLTGSKSWKPPRHTRTREMIPGSMEGAQTLNRDNSILQPQAKASESDTGTRELLGPQGSPCLHQLASQLNPSDQPSALQPPRPLPQVLDDPHEVEKSGPLNVTKIAQGGRKLRKNWGPSWVVLAGNSLVFYREPPPTAPSSVWGPAGSRPESSVDLRGAAVAHGRHLSSRRNVLHIRTVPGHEFLLQSDQETELRAWHRALRAVIERLDRENPLELRLSGSGPAELGELSAEEDEEEEAGPVSKPLLRLGGGSRRGSGRCPEGTEQNRVRNKLKRLIAKRPPLQSLQERGLLRDQVFGCQLESLCQREGDTVPSFVRLCIAAVDKRGLDVDGIYRVSGNLAVVQKLRFLVDRERAVTSDGRYMFPEQPGQEGRLDLDSAEWDDIHVVTGALKLFLRELPQPLVPPLLLPRFRAALALSESEQRLSQIQELIDSMPKPNHDTLWYLLEHLRRVIAHSDKNRMTPHNLGIVFGPTLFRPEQETADPAAHALYPGQLVQLLLTNFDSLFP comes from the exons ATGTG CCAGGGTATGGTGTTTCCTGTGTCCTGTCTTGACAGCTCAGGTCACCAGCAAGTCGGCTCTAGAGAG AGGCTGGACGCCTGGGAGCAGCACTTGGATCTCAACTCCGGACGCTGCTACTACATAAATTCGCTGACTGGCTCCAAGTCCTGGAAGCCCCCACGCCACACTCGCACTCGAGAGATG ATCCCTGGCTCCATGGAGGGGGCACAGACCCTGAATAGGGACAACAGTATCCTGCAACCTCAGGCAAAGGCCTCAGAATCTGACACAGGGACCCGAGAACTGCTTGGCCCCCAG GGTTCACCCTGCCTCCACCAACTCGCCTCCCAGCTCAACCCCTCAGACCAGCCTTCAGCGTTGCAGCCCCCTCGACCTCTGCCACAGGTTCTGGACGATCCCCAC GAGGTAGAAAAGTCGGGCCCACTCAACGTGACTAAGATCGCCCAGGGGGGACGCAAACTCAG GAAGAACTGGGGCCCATCTTGGGTGGTATTAGCAGGTAACAGCCTGGTGTTCTACCGAGAGCCTCCACCGACTGCGCCCTCCTCAGtttgg GGACCAGCGGGTAGCCGACCCGAAAGCAGCGTGGACCTGCGAGGGGCGGCCGTGGCCCACGGCCGCCACCTGTCCAGCCGCCGCAATGTCCTGCAC ATCCGCACGGTCCCTGGTCACGAGTTCCTGTTGCAGTCAGACCAGGAGACCGAGCTGCGAGCCTGGCATCGGGCGCTGCGGGCGGTCATCGAGCGCCTG GATCGGGAGAACCCGCTGGAGCTGCGCCTGTCAGGCTCGGGACCCGCGGAGCTGGGGGAGCTGAGCGCCGAGGAGGACGAGGAAGAGGAGGCGGGGCCGGTGTCCAAGCCACTGCTGCGGCTCGGCGGTGGCAGCCGCCGGGGCTCCG GTCGGTGTCCCGAAGGAACTGAGCAGAACCGCGTGCGAAACAAACTAAAACGACTTATTGCAAAGAGACCGCCCTTGCAAAGCCTGCAGGAGCGGGGTCTGCTGCGAG ACCAGGTGTTCGGCTGCCAGTTGGAATCACTGTGTCAACGGGAAGGGGACACCGTGCCCAGCTTTGTTCGGCTTTGCATTGCTGCTGTGGATAAGAGAG GTCTAGATGTGGATGGCATTTACCGAGTGAGTGGGAACTTGGCAGTGGTCCAGAAGCTTCGCTTTCTAGTAGACAGAG AGCGGGCAGTGACCTCTGATGGGAGGTATATGTTCCCAGAACAGCCAGGACAAG aaggcCGATTAGATTTGGACAGTGCTGAGTGGGACGACATTCACGTGGTCACTGGAGCCCTGAAGCTTTTTCTTAGGGAGCTACCCCAGCCTCTGGTGCCCCCACTGCTGCTTCCCCGTTTTCGTGCTGCCCTTG CACTCTCCGAGTCAGAACAGCGCCTCTCTCAAATACAAGAATTAATAGACTCCATGCCAAAGCCCAACCATGACACTCTGTGGTACCTCCTGGAGCATTTACGCAG GGTGATAGCACACTCCGATAAGAACCGCATGACTCCCCACAACCTGGGAATCGTGTTTGGACCAACCCTATTTCGGCCAGAGCAGGAGACTGCTGACCCGGCAGCCCATGCTCTCTACCCTGGGCAGCTGGTCCAGCTGCTGCTCACCAACTTCGATAGCCTCTTCccctga
- the ARHGAP9 gene encoding rho GTPase-activating protein 9 isoform X3, with protein sequence MLSGQWWPSTWESLGLGPQSPSQGSWLRALYAFTYAGGDGQQVSLAEGDRFLLLQKTNSDWWLARRLGAPSVSPPIFVPAAFMMEESIPSQSPTTTSPSQSLWTHGPKLFPGSLKELHLSQECLSRAQVMSEQPPPLPPKMCRSVNVTNLRPTLLKPFQEGPSGRSFSQEDLLTEASDNVGMVFPVSCLDSSGHQQVGSRERLDAWEQHLDLNSGRCYYINSLTGSKSWKPPRHTRTREMIPGSMEGAQTLNRDNSILQPQAKASESDTGTRELLGPQGSPCLHQLASQLNPSDQPSALQPPRPLPQVLDDPHEVEKSGPLNVTKIAQGGRKLRKNWGPSWVVLAGNSLVFYREPPPTAPSSVWGPAGSRPESSVDLRGAAVAHGRHLSSRRNVLHIRTVPGHEFLLQSDQETELRAWHRALRAVIERLDRENPLELRLSGSGPAELGELSAEEDEEEEAGPVSKPLLRLGGGSRRGSGRCPEGTEQNRVRNKLKRLIAKRPPLQSLQERGLLRDQVFGCQLESLCQREGDTVPSFVRLCIAAVDKRGLDVDGIYRVSGNLAVVQKLRFLVDRERAVTSDGRYMFPEQPGQEGRLDLDSAEWDDIHVVTGALKLFLRELPQPLVPPLLLPRFRAALALSESEQRLSQIQELIDSMPKPNHDTLWYLLEHLRRVIAHSDKNRMTPHNLGIVFGPTLFRPEQETADPAAHALYPGQLVQLLLTNFDSLFP encoded by the exons ATGCTGTCAGGCCAGTGGTGGCCAAGTACCTGGGAGAGCCTAGGGCTGGGACCCCAAAGCCCTTCTCAGGGATCCTGGCTCCGTGCCCTCTATGCCTTCACTTACGCTGGAGGAGATGGCCAGCAGGTGTCTCTGGCTGAAGGGGACAGGTTCCTACTGCTTCAGAAGACCAACTCAGACTGGTGGTTAGCAAGGCGCCTGGGAGCACCCTCTGTCTCTCCACCCATCTTTGTCCCAGCTGCCTTCATGATGGAGGAATCCATCCCTTCCCAGAGCCCAACCACCACCAGCCCCAGCCAATCCCTCTGGACTCATG GGCCAAAGTTGTTTCCTGGCTCCCTGAAGGAGCTGCACCTGTCTCAGGAATGCCTGAGCAGAGCCCAGGTTATGTCTGAgcagcctcctcctcttccccccaAAATGTGTAGAAGTGTCAATGTTACCAATTTGAGGCCTACCCTCCTGAAGCCCTTCCAGGAAGGACCAAGTGGAAGATCTTTCTCTCAGGAAGACTTGCTGACAGAGGCCAGTGACAATGTG GGTATGGTGTTTCCTGTGTCCTGTCTTGACAGCTCAGGTCACCAGCAAGTCGGCTCTAGAGAG AGGCTGGACGCCTGGGAGCAGCACTTGGATCTCAACTCCGGACGCTGCTACTACATAAATTCGCTGACTGGCTCCAAGTCCTGGAAGCCCCCACGCCACACTCGCACTCGAGAGATG ATCCCTGGCTCCATGGAGGGGGCACAGACCCTGAATAGGGACAACAGTATCCTGCAACCTCAGGCAAAGGCCTCAGAATCTGACACAGGGACCCGAGAACTGCTTGGCCCCCAG GGTTCACCCTGCCTCCACCAACTCGCCTCCCAGCTCAACCCCTCAGACCAGCCTTCAGCGTTGCAGCCCCCTCGACCTCTGCCACAGGTTCTGGACGATCCCCAC GAGGTAGAAAAGTCGGGCCCACTCAACGTGACTAAGATCGCCCAGGGGGGACGCAAACTCAG GAAGAACTGGGGCCCATCTTGGGTGGTATTAGCAGGTAACAGCCTGGTGTTCTACCGAGAGCCTCCACCGACTGCGCCCTCCTCAGtttgg GGACCAGCGGGTAGCCGACCCGAAAGCAGCGTGGACCTGCGAGGGGCGGCCGTGGCCCACGGCCGCCACCTGTCCAGCCGCCGCAATGTCCTGCAC ATCCGCACGGTCCCTGGTCACGAGTTCCTGTTGCAGTCAGACCAGGAGACCGAGCTGCGAGCCTGGCATCGGGCGCTGCGGGCGGTCATCGAGCGCCTG GATCGGGAGAACCCGCTGGAGCTGCGCCTGTCAGGCTCGGGACCCGCGGAGCTGGGGGAGCTGAGCGCCGAGGAGGACGAGGAAGAGGAGGCGGGGCCGGTGTCCAAGCCACTGCTGCGGCTCGGCGGTGGCAGCCGCCGGGGCTCCG GTCGGTGTCCCGAAGGAACTGAGCAGAACCGCGTGCGAAACAAACTAAAACGACTTATTGCAAAGAGACCGCCCTTGCAAAGCCTGCAGGAGCGGGGTCTGCTGCGAG ACCAGGTGTTCGGCTGCCAGTTGGAATCACTGTGTCAACGGGAAGGGGACACCGTGCCCAGCTTTGTTCGGCTTTGCATTGCTGCTGTGGATAAGAGAG GTCTAGATGTGGATGGCATTTACCGAGTGAGTGGGAACTTGGCAGTGGTCCAGAAGCTTCGCTTTCTAGTAGACAGAG AGCGGGCAGTGACCTCTGATGGGAGGTATATGTTCCCAGAACAGCCAGGACAAG aaggcCGATTAGATTTGGACAGTGCTGAGTGGGACGACATTCACGTGGTCACTGGAGCCCTGAAGCTTTTTCTTAGGGAGCTACCCCAGCCTCTGGTGCCCCCACTGCTGCTTCCCCGTTTTCGTGCTGCCCTTG CACTCTCCGAGTCAGAACAGCGCCTCTCTCAAATACAAGAATTAATAGACTCCATGCCAAAGCCCAACCATGACACTCTGTGGTACCTCCTGGAGCATTTACGCAG GGTGATAGCACACTCCGATAAGAACCGCATGACTCCCCACAACCTGGGAATCGTGTTTGGACCAACCCTATTTCGGCCAGAGCAGGAGACTGCTGACCCGGCAGCCCATGCTCTCTACCCTGGGCAGCTGGTCCAGCTGCTGCTCACCAACTTCGATAGCCTCTTCccctga
- the ARHGAP9 gene encoding rho GTPase-activating protein 9 isoform X5, which produces MSELPVYCNLVDLRRCPRSPPPSPACPPLQRLDAWEQHLDLNSGRCYYINSLTGSKSWKPPRHTRTREMIPGSMEGAQTLNRDNSILQPQAKASESDTGTRELLGPQGSPCLHQLASQLNPSDQPSALQPPRPLPQVLDDPHEVEKSGPLNVTKIAQGGRKLRKNWGPSWVVLAGNSLVFYREPPPTAPSSVWGPAGSRPESSVDLRGAAVAHGRHLSSRRNVLHIRTVPGHEFLLQSDQETELRAWHRALRAVIERLDRENPLELRLSGSGPAELGELSAEEDEEEEAGPVSKPLLRLGGGSRRGSGRCPEGTEQNRVRNKLKRLIAKRPPLQSLQERGLLRDQVFGCQLESLCQREGDTVPSFVRLCIAAVDKRGLDVDGIYRVSGNLAVVQKLRFLVDRERAVTSDGRYMFPEQPGQEGRLDLDSAEWDDIHVVTGALKLFLRELPQPLVPPLLLPRFRAALALSESEQRLSQIQELIDSMPKPNHDTLWYLLEHLRRVIAHSDKNRMTPHNLGIVFGPTLFRPEQETADPAAHALYPGQLVQLLLTNFDSLFP; this is translated from the exons ATGTCAGAGCTTCCTGTGTACTGCAACCTGGTGGACCTTCGCCGTTGTCCCCGGTCCCCACCCCCAAGCCCTGCATGCCCCCCGTTGCAGAGGCTGGACGCCTGGGAGCAGCACTTGGATCTCAACTCCGGACGCTGCTACTACATAAATTCGCTGACTGGCTCCAAGTCCTGGAAGCCCCCACGCCACACTCGCACTCGAGAGATG ATCCCTGGCTCCATGGAGGGGGCACAGACCCTGAATAGGGACAACAGTATCCTGCAACCTCAGGCAAAGGCCTCAGAATCTGACACAGGGACCCGAGAACTGCTTGGCCCCCAG GGTTCACCCTGCCTCCACCAACTCGCCTCCCAGCTCAACCCCTCAGACCAGCCTTCAGCGTTGCAGCCCCCTCGACCTCTGCCACAGGTTCTGGACGATCCCCAC GAGGTAGAAAAGTCGGGCCCACTCAACGTGACTAAGATCGCCCAGGGGGGACGCAAACTCAG GAAGAACTGGGGCCCATCTTGGGTGGTATTAGCAGGTAACAGCCTGGTGTTCTACCGAGAGCCTCCACCGACTGCGCCCTCCTCAGtttgg GGACCAGCGGGTAGCCGACCCGAAAGCAGCGTGGACCTGCGAGGGGCGGCCGTGGCCCACGGCCGCCACCTGTCCAGCCGCCGCAATGTCCTGCAC ATCCGCACGGTCCCTGGTCACGAGTTCCTGTTGCAGTCAGACCAGGAGACCGAGCTGCGAGCCTGGCATCGGGCGCTGCGGGCGGTCATCGAGCGCCTG GATCGGGAGAACCCGCTGGAGCTGCGCCTGTCAGGCTCGGGACCCGCGGAGCTGGGGGAGCTGAGCGCCGAGGAGGACGAGGAAGAGGAGGCGGGGCCGGTGTCCAAGCCACTGCTGCGGCTCGGCGGTGGCAGCCGCCGGGGCTCCG GTCGGTGTCCCGAAGGAACTGAGCAGAACCGCGTGCGAAACAAACTAAAACGACTTATTGCAAAGAGACCGCCCTTGCAAAGCCTGCAGGAGCGGGGTCTGCTGCGAG ACCAGGTGTTCGGCTGCCAGTTGGAATCACTGTGTCAACGGGAAGGGGACACCGTGCCCAGCTTTGTTCGGCTTTGCATTGCTGCTGTGGATAAGAGAG GTCTAGATGTGGATGGCATTTACCGAGTGAGTGGGAACTTGGCAGTGGTCCAGAAGCTTCGCTTTCTAGTAGACAGAG AGCGGGCAGTGACCTCTGATGGGAGGTATATGTTCCCAGAACAGCCAGGACAAG aaggcCGATTAGATTTGGACAGTGCTGAGTGGGACGACATTCACGTGGTCACTGGAGCCCTGAAGCTTTTTCTTAGGGAGCTACCCCAGCCTCTGGTGCCCCCACTGCTGCTTCCCCGTTTTCGTGCTGCCCTTG CACTCTCCGAGTCAGAACAGCGCCTCTCTCAAATACAAGAATTAATAGACTCCATGCCAAAGCCCAACCATGACACTCTGTGGTACCTCCTGGAGCATTTACGCAG GGTGATAGCACACTCCGATAAGAACCGCATGACTCCCCACAACCTGGGAATCGTGTTTGGACCAACCCTATTTCGGCCAGAGCAGGAGACTGCTGACCCGGCAGCCCATGCTCTCTACCCTGGGCAGCTGGTCCAGCTGCTGCTCACCAACTTCGATAGCCTCTTCccctga
- the ARHGAP9 gene encoding rho GTPase-activating protein 9 isoform X7, with protein MIPGSMEGAQTLNRDNSILQPQAKASESDTGTRELLGPQGSPCLHQLASQLNPSDQPSALQPPRPLPQVLDDPHEVEKSGPLNVTKIAQGGRKLRKNWGPSWVVLAGNSLVFYREPPPTAPSSVWGPAGSRPESSVDLRGAAVAHGRHLSSRRNVLHIRTVPGHEFLLQSDQETELRAWHRALRAVIERLDRENPLELRLSGSGPAELGELSAEEDEEEEAGPVSKPLLRLGGGSRRGSGRCPEGTEQNRVRNKLKRLIAKRPPLQSLQERGLLRDQVFGCQLESLCQREGDTVPSFVRLCIAAVDKRGLDVDGIYRVSGNLAVVQKLRFLVDRERAVTSDGRYMFPEQPGQEGRLDLDSAEWDDIHVVTGALKLFLRELPQPLVPPLLLPRFRAALALSESEQRLSQIQELIDSMPKPNHDTLWYLLEHLRRVIAHSDKNRMTPHNLGIVFGPTLFRPEQETADPAAHALYPGQLVQLLLTNFDSLFP; from the exons ATG ATCCCTGGCTCCATGGAGGGGGCACAGACCCTGAATAGGGACAACAGTATCCTGCAACCTCAGGCAAAGGCCTCAGAATCTGACACAGGGACCCGAGAACTGCTTGGCCCCCAG GGTTCACCCTGCCTCCACCAACTCGCCTCCCAGCTCAACCCCTCAGACCAGCCTTCAGCGTTGCAGCCCCCTCGACCTCTGCCACAGGTTCTGGACGATCCCCAC GAGGTAGAAAAGTCGGGCCCACTCAACGTGACTAAGATCGCCCAGGGGGGACGCAAACTCAG GAAGAACTGGGGCCCATCTTGGGTGGTATTAGCAGGTAACAGCCTGGTGTTCTACCGAGAGCCTCCACCGACTGCGCCCTCCTCAGtttgg GGACCAGCGGGTAGCCGACCCGAAAGCAGCGTGGACCTGCGAGGGGCGGCCGTGGCCCACGGCCGCCACCTGTCCAGCCGCCGCAATGTCCTGCAC ATCCGCACGGTCCCTGGTCACGAGTTCCTGTTGCAGTCAGACCAGGAGACCGAGCTGCGAGCCTGGCATCGGGCGCTGCGGGCGGTCATCGAGCGCCTG GATCGGGAGAACCCGCTGGAGCTGCGCCTGTCAGGCTCGGGACCCGCGGAGCTGGGGGAGCTGAGCGCCGAGGAGGACGAGGAAGAGGAGGCGGGGCCGGTGTCCAAGCCACTGCTGCGGCTCGGCGGTGGCAGCCGCCGGGGCTCCG GTCGGTGTCCCGAAGGAACTGAGCAGAACCGCGTGCGAAACAAACTAAAACGACTTATTGCAAAGAGACCGCCCTTGCAAAGCCTGCAGGAGCGGGGTCTGCTGCGAG ACCAGGTGTTCGGCTGCCAGTTGGAATCACTGTGTCAACGGGAAGGGGACACCGTGCCCAGCTTTGTTCGGCTTTGCATTGCTGCTGTGGATAAGAGAG GTCTAGATGTGGATGGCATTTACCGAGTGAGTGGGAACTTGGCAGTGGTCCAGAAGCTTCGCTTTCTAGTAGACAGAG AGCGGGCAGTGACCTCTGATGGGAGGTATATGTTCCCAGAACAGCCAGGACAAG aaggcCGATTAGATTTGGACAGTGCTGAGTGGGACGACATTCACGTGGTCACTGGAGCCCTGAAGCTTTTTCTTAGGGAGCTACCCCAGCCTCTGGTGCCCCCACTGCTGCTTCCCCGTTTTCGTGCTGCCCTTG CACTCTCCGAGTCAGAACAGCGCCTCTCTCAAATACAAGAATTAATAGACTCCATGCCAAAGCCCAACCATGACACTCTGTGGTACCTCCTGGAGCATTTACGCAG GGTGATAGCACACTCCGATAAGAACCGCATGACTCCCCACAACCTGGGAATCGTGTTTGGACCAACCCTATTTCGGCCAGAGCAGGAGACTGCTGACCCGGCAGCCCATGCTCTCTACCCTGGGCAGCTGGTCCAGCTGCTGCTCACCAACTTCGATAGCCTCTTCccctga
- the ARHGAP9 gene encoding rho GTPase-activating protein 9 isoform X4, with the protein MCQGMVFPVSCLDSSGHQQVGSREVRPQPLMSELPVYCNLVDLRRCPRSPPPSPACPPLQRLDAWEQHLDLNSGRCYYINSLTGSKSWKPPRHTRTREMIPGSMEGAQTLNRDNSILQPQAKASESDTGTRELLGPQGSPCLHQLASQLNPSDQPSALQPPRPLPQVLDDPHEVEKSGPLNVTKIAQGGRKLRKNWGPSWVVLAGNSLVFYREPPPTAPSSVWGPAGSRPESSVDLRGAAVAHGRHLSSRRNVLHIRTVPGHEFLLQSDQETELRAWHRALRAVIERLDRENPLELRLSGSGPAELGELSAEEDEEEEAGPVSKPLLRLGGGSRRGSGRCPEGTEQNRVRNKLKRLIAKRPPLQSLQERGLLRDQVFGCQLESLCQREGDTVPSFVRLCIAAVDKRGLDVDGIYRVSGNLAVVQKLRFLVDRERAVTSDGRYMFPEQPGQEGRLDLDSAEWDDIHVVTGALKLFLRELPQPLVPPLLLPRFRAALALSESEQRLSQIQELIDSMPKPNHDTLWYLLEHLRRVIAHSDKNRMTPHNLGIVFGPTLFRPEQETADPAAHALYPGQLVQLLLTNFDSLFP; encoded by the exons ATGTG CCAGGGTATGGTGTTTCCTGTGTCCTGTCTTGACAGCTCAGGTCACCAGCAAGTCGGCTCTAGAGAG GTAAGACCCCAGCCCCTCATGTCAGAGCTTCCTGTGTACTGCAACCTGGTGGACCTTCGCCGTTGTCCCCGGTCCCCACCCCCAAGCCCTGCATGCCCCCCGTTGCAGAGGCTGGACGCCTGGGAGCAGCACTTGGATCTCAACTCCGGACGCTGCTACTACATAAATTCGCTGACTGGCTCCAAGTCCTGGAAGCCCCCACGCCACACTCGCACTCGAGAGATG ATCCCTGGCTCCATGGAGGGGGCACAGACCCTGAATAGGGACAACAGTATCCTGCAACCTCAGGCAAAGGCCTCAGAATCTGACACAGGGACCCGAGAACTGCTTGGCCCCCAG GGTTCACCCTGCCTCCACCAACTCGCCTCCCAGCTCAACCCCTCAGACCAGCCTTCAGCGTTGCAGCCCCCTCGACCTCTGCCACAGGTTCTGGACGATCCCCAC GAGGTAGAAAAGTCGGGCCCACTCAACGTGACTAAGATCGCCCAGGGGGGACGCAAACTCAG GAAGAACTGGGGCCCATCTTGGGTGGTATTAGCAGGTAACAGCCTGGTGTTCTACCGAGAGCCTCCACCGACTGCGCCCTCCTCAGtttgg GGACCAGCGGGTAGCCGACCCGAAAGCAGCGTGGACCTGCGAGGGGCGGCCGTGGCCCACGGCCGCCACCTGTCCAGCCGCCGCAATGTCCTGCAC ATCCGCACGGTCCCTGGTCACGAGTTCCTGTTGCAGTCAGACCAGGAGACCGAGCTGCGAGCCTGGCATCGGGCGCTGCGGGCGGTCATCGAGCGCCTG GATCGGGAGAACCCGCTGGAGCTGCGCCTGTCAGGCTCGGGACCCGCGGAGCTGGGGGAGCTGAGCGCCGAGGAGGACGAGGAAGAGGAGGCGGGGCCGGTGTCCAAGCCACTGCTGCGGCTCGGCGGTGGCAGCCGCCGGGGCTCCG GTCGGTGTCCCGAAGGAACTGAGCAGAACCGCGTGCGAAACAAACTAAAACGACTTATTGCAAAGAGACCGCCCTTGCAAAGCCTGCAGGAGCGGGGTCTGCTGCGAG ACCAGGTGTTCGGCTGCCAGTTGGAATCACTGTGTCAACGGGAAGGGGACACCGTGCCCAGCTTTGTTCGGCTTTGCATTGCTGCTGTGGATAAGAGAG GTCTAGATGTGGATGGCATTTACCGAGTGAGTGGGAACTTGGCAGTGGTCCAGAAGCTTCGCTTTCTAGTAGACAGAG AGCGGGCAGTGACCTCTGATGGGAGGTATATGTTCCCAGAACAGCCAGGACAAG aaggcCGATTAGATTTGGACAGTGCTGAGTGGGACGACATTCACGTGGTCACTGGAGCCCTGAAGCTTTTTCTTAGGGAGCTACCCCAGCCTCTGGTGCCCCCACTGCTGCTTCCCCGTTTTCGTGCTGCCCTTG CACTCTCCGAGTCAGAACAGCGCCTCTCTCAAATACAAGAATTAATAGACTCCATGCCAAAGCCCAACCATGACACTCTGTGGTACCTCCTGGAGCATTTACGCAG GGTGATAGCACACTCCGATAAGAACCGCATGACTCCCCACAACCTGGGAATCGTGTTTGGACCAACCCTATTTCGGCCAGAGCAGGAGACTGCTGACCCGGCAGCCCATGCTCTCTACCCTGGGCAGCTGGTCCAGCTGCTGCTCACCAACTTCGATAGCCTCTTCccctga